The stretch of DNA CGCCTCGGCCTGGCCCTCGGGGGTGCTGAGCGTCCCGGCCCGCCGCGCGGCGGCGACCTTGAAATGCACGAAGCTCTGGCGGTGCTTCTGGAGGTAGTTGCGGAAGGCCTCGCCGCCGAACTGCTGCACGAACGAGTCCGGGTCCGAGCCCTCGGGGAGTGCGACGACGTAGGCCGCGAGCCCTTCGCGCAGGATAAGGTCGATGCCTCGGAGCGCGGCGGCGGCCCCGGCTGAGTCGGCGTCGTAGAGCAGGAGGACGCGCTTGGCGTAGCGCCCGAGCGCCTTCACCTGCTCCGGCGTGAGCGCCGTCCCGCTGGAGGCTACCACATGCTCGACGCCTGCTTGGTGGAGCGAGATCACGTCGGTGTAGCCCTCGACGAGGATCACCTCCTCCTCGCCCCGGATGGCCTGCTTGCCCTGGAACAGGCCGTAGAGCACGCGGCTCTTGCTGTAGACCCGCGTCTCGGGCGAGTTGATGTACTTCGGCGGGACGTAGTCGCCGGTCGGCGGCGCGCTGTCGGGGAGGACGCGCCCGCCGAAGCCGAGGACCTTGCCGACGTGCGAGAGGATTGGGAACATAGCCCGCTCGCGGAAGCGGTCGTGGAAGCCGTCGCCGTTTTTGTTCGGGAGCACGAGGCCGGCCGCGTCGAGCACCTCGGGCTTGACCTGGGCCGCCTCAGCGGCTTTCAGCAGTCCGTCCCACGCGTCGGGTGCGAAGCCGAGCCCGAACTTTTTGATCGTCTCCGGCGAGAGACCGCGCCCTTCGAAGTAGGCCAGCCCGCGCTGCCGGCCGGTGTCGGTGCGGGTGAGCTGCTCGTAGTACCACCGCGCCGCGAAGCGGAGGGCGTGCAGCGCCGACTCCTTCTCGTCGGCGTGCGGGTCGCCCGCGCCCTCCTCGGGCAACTCGATCCCCGCTTTCTCGGCGAGCATCCGCACGGTCTCGACGAACCCCAGCCCCTCGACCTCCATCAGGAACGAGTAGACGTTCCCGCCCTTCCCGCAGCCGAAGCACTTGAAGATGCCCATCGACGGGTTGACGTTGAACGACGGCGTCTTCTCGTTGTGGAACGGGCAGAGCCCCTTGAAGTTGGAGCCGGCCTTTTTGAGCCGCACGTAGTCGCTCACCACGTCCACGATGTCGGTGGCGGCTTTGACCTCTTCGACCTTGTCGTCGGGGATGCGCATGGGAAGGCTCCTGCGGAGCCTGCGGTTGGGGCGACTGAGGAGTACGCGCGGGGCGGCGCTGCGTTCACACCGGCCGGACCGCGTCGCCGACGCGGAGCGTGCCTTCGGTCAGCACCTCGGCGCGGAGGCCGCCGCGCCGGACGAGGGCGTCGAAGATCGCCTCCTGCCCGGTCACGCGCACGAGGTACTTGCAGGGCGCGCAGACCCGCACGCCGCACAGCCGCACCGCGCCGACGGTGAAGACCTGCTTCTTCCACTCGGCCAGCGGCACGCCGCGCACGACGAGGTTGCGCCGGTGCTCCCCCGCCGAGAGGTGCACCCCGAACTCGGCCTCGGCCGCGGCGAGCGCGTCGGCGTCGATGAGGGTCACCTCGCGGAGCGGTCCGGGCCAGCGGCTGAACGCGCCCTCGCCCTTCCAGTAGCGGTCCCCCTCCAGCCCGCGCCCCGGCACGGCCCGCACGGCCTCGACCGACTGCACCGGGGCCTTCGCTGTGGGCGCGATGAAGATCGCTTCGAGCGCGCCCGCTTGGGCCGGATTGCCTGGTGAGGTCATGCCGCAACATACGCCCCACAAAAAAGCCGCCCAGTCTGCGCGAGACCGGGCGGCCAGAGCCACGGCGTCCTACCCCCGAAGGCTCAGAAGTCTTCCGTGACGAGGTCTTGCGTCAGCCCCTCGCCGAGCGGGGAGCGCGTGAGCTGCAAGTTGCCGTTGGGGCTGCTGACGCTGATCGTGATCGTCTCCACCTCGGGCGGCAGCGGGAGGTCGTCCTCGCCCTCCTCGTCGCCCTGCACGACGGCAAACGTGAACCGCGTCGTCCCGCTCCCCGGGCAGAGGTAGTCGCCGAGGACGACGTTGACGTCGCCGACGGCCTCGACGTTCACGCCGTCGGCAGCGACGGTGATCACGGAGCCCGGGGCGAGCGGGTGGCCGAAGAGGTCGGACACCGTGTAGCGGTACCCCTGGAGTTCCAGCCCTTCGGTTACCAGGTCTATCGTCGTCTCCGCAGAGAACAGGATCAACCCGTTGGTCTCGATCTGCTCCTGGTTCATGTCTGCGGTGCTGGCCGTGATCACCCCGTAGCCTCGGGGGTCGGCGTCGGGGCAGGCGGCGGGCGGCGTGCCCGCGTTGAAGGGGGGAGCCGAGAGCAGCGTGACACTGGCCTGCCCGAGTGCATTGGTTTGGGCGGCCCCTTCGATGATGCCCGTGCTCGTCGTGAAGTAGACCGCAGTCCCAGGCTGCACCGGGTTCGCGTAGATGTCCCCGACGACCGCCTCGACGGTCCTCGAAACGTTCAGAACCTCGTAGCCCGGAACGTTACGCTCCGCGATGCCGATGCCGAAGTGGGCCTGGTCCGGCAGGCCGCCGGTGATCGTGATGATGACGGGAAGCGAGGCGATCTCGACGCCGTCGCTGTTGGTCGCGGTGGCGCGGATCTGGACCGTCCCAGCGACGGTGCCGCTGGAGAGCGTGGTCTGGACCCGGCCCGAGGCGTTGGTCTCGTCGCTCGCGGGCGCGAGGAACTCACCACCGCCGGGACCGCTAGCGATCGCAAAGTTGACGGTGATAGCGTTGTCCGTGTCGACTGGGTTGCCGAAGGCGTCGAGCACGACGAACGTGAGCGTCGCGGTCTCGTCGGCTCCCGCGCTTCGGACGGCGATGGTCGTCGAGGAGCGGTCGACGAGCGTGATGCTGGCCCCGGGGCCGGAGCCTTCGTCCGCGCCGTCATCGACGCCGCCGCCGGTGTCCCCACCGCCGCCGTCGTTGCCGCCGTCGTCCTCGCTGTTTCCCCCGAGTCGGGTGAGCACGATCGAAGGCACCGGGGTGACCTGGTCGATGAAGACGGTGACGCTGCGCGGCGAGGCTTCCACGAAGTCGTCGGCGAACACGCCGAGGGCGATGACCGTCCCCGAACTGTCCACCTGAAGGTCGAGCGCGTAGTTACCCGACCCGTCCGTGACGGTCGAAGCGCCGAACTCCGCCGCGACGACGTTGGCGCCGCCAATGGCGCTTCCGCTGCTGTCGGTCACGCGTCCGGAGATCGTAGCGGTGCCGCTCTCGTCGGTCGAGTCGCAGCCGGCGACGAGCACGCCGAGCAGCAGCGTGCAGGGCAAGAGAAAGCGAGATAGGGTATGCATGGAAGGAGGCGTCTTGGGCTAGGACAAGGCGGAGGGGGTGATTCGCACCGCCGTGGGGGTGGACATCGGCCCGGACCCCGATGGGGCGGACCATAGGGCGTATCGTCCGCCAGAAGACCAACCTTTATCCGCCGCGCCATTTCTCTTCCCCCGCGTCGCACCTCGTGCCCCAGGACCACGCAAAAACGCGCAGGAGCAGCCGTCCAGCCGCTCCTGCGCGTCGGTCTGTCTTCGCTGCGCGCCTGGCCCGACGCAGCGCTGGCTAGAACAACGCCTGCTCGAACACGTCTTCCACGGACACGGTGCGGATCGCTTCGCGGCCGATGCCGAGTGGGTACTGCTGGATCACCTCATACTCGACCATGATCTCGCTGGGCTTGGGCGCGTTGTAGGTGATCGGCGACGGGGTGTCCTTGGCGAGGCGCGCGGGGAGGTCTTCGGCGTCGGGGGTGACGACGACGAGCGCCAGGCCGTCGGTCCGCAGGTGCTCACGCAGGACGTAGTTCACGTCGTCGAGCGTGAGCGCCTGGAGCCTCTTGCGGACGAACTCCGCAAACGGCGGGTTGGCGTAGAACCGCGAGTCGAGCGCGTAGCCGATCTGACGCCCCTGGCTCTGGGTGAGCACGTTGACGTACTTCAGGAGGTAGTTGCGCGTGGCCTCGAAGTCGCCCTCGGTGAGCCCGTCGCGCACTAGCTTGTCGGGCTCGTACTTCGCCGCCCGGACCGCGAAGCGGGTCTGCTCCGGCGGCACCGGACTGAGCCAGATCGTCAACGGCGCGCAGCGGCAGTTCGACTACGTCCGCCAGGTGCAGGAGCAGGGCTAAGCGCTTTCCGCCCGCTAGACTTTCCGAGGCTCGCAGCCGGTGGGGCTGCAAGCCTTTCTTGTCGTACAACTCTCGAGGCCCGAGTGTGGCCAGGCGGTTTGACCGCATCGTGAAGCGCGGCAGGGCCGGCAGCAGTAGCTTGCAACCCGTCCTTTGCTCACCGTCTCCCTGTCTTCATGGAACCGTCCCTCCCCGCCGACTTCGCCGAGGTCTTCGACCACCGCGTCACGGTCCACACGCCCACCTCCGGCTTCCGCAGCGGCGTTGCCATCCGCCAGCACGCGCTCGTCGCCGACGAGCCCGAGGAGGTCGGCGGGACCGACCAGGGGCCGACGCCCTACGACCTCCTCGGGGCCGCCCTCGGGACGTGCACCGCGATGACGCTCCGGATGTACGCCGACCGCAAGAAGTGGCCGCTCGAAGGCGTCACCGTCCAGGTCGAGCACGACCGCCTCCACGCCCAAGACTGCGCCGAGTGCGAGACCGAGGAGGGCCACATCGACCGCCTCCGCCGTACCCTCACCCTCGACGGCCCGCTCTCGGACGAGCAGCGCACCCGCCTCGTCGAGATCGCCGACCGCTGCCCCGTCCACCGCACCCTCGAAGGCGAGATCGTGATCGAGACCGGCGTAGCCGGGGCGTAGCGCGCTACGACGCCACGGCGTAAAGGCGAGCGGCGCTTCTGCCGATGTCCTGCGTACGCTAAGCCCTGTGGCTGCCTTCCTGGACTCTACGCTCACTGCCATGCGCTGCTCCCAGATCCTGCTCCTCGCCTGCCTCGCTCTCGCCGCCTGCGACACGGCGGCAACGGATCCACCGCCTGGTGACGAGGCCCCGGTCCCGCGTGGCTCGCGGGTCCTCACTATCCAGATTGTCGAAGCCGAGGTCGAGTCCTACGACGAGGCGCTGAGCGTAGCCGAAGACCTCGGGGCCGAAGCGGTGACGCTCTCGCTCACCTGGCAGCGCCTGGAGCCCGAGCCGGGCACGTTCGACCTCAGCCTGCTCGACGTGGCCGAGAGCTACTTCCCCGCCGCCGGGCTCAAGCTCGACCTCATGATCGGTCCCGTCGATACGAACAACGACGTCCGGCCCAGTGACTTGCAGGACCTGCCCTTCGACCATCCCGAAGTGATCGGCCGGTTCGAGGCGCTTCTAGACGCCGCGCTTCCCCGCATCCCGAGCGTGGAGCTGACGTTCCTCGCCCTCGGGAACGAAGTCGACGCCCTCCTCGCCGACGCCGACGCGTGGGCCGCCTACACGGTCTTGTACGAAGCCGCCGCCGAGCGCGCCCGTGCGCTACGTCCCGGCACAGACCTGGGCGTCAAGGTGACCTCGGACGGGCTGACGGGCGGCACGCGGGCGCTCGCCCAGAGGCTCAACGCCGGCAGCGACGTCGTCCTGACCACCTACTATCCGCTCGCCGACGACTTCACGGTCCGCCCGCCGACCGTCGTGCGTGCCGACTTCGACGCCATCGCAGCAGCCTATCCCGACCGGCCGGTGTACCTAGCCGAGGCCGGCTACCCGGCCAGCCCGCAGTGCGAGAGTTCGGACGCGATGCAGGCGGCGTTCGTCCGCGAGCTCTTCCGCGCGTGGGACGACCACGCCGACCAGTTCCGGGGCATCTCGTACTCCTTCCTGACAGACTTCTCGCCTGCCTCGGTCGGCGAGTTTGAGGTGTACTACGGCATCTCGGACGAGCGCTTTCTCGGCTTTCTGGGCAGCCTCGGCCTTCGCAGCTACGACCGGAGCGAGCGG from Bacteroidota bacterium encodes:
- the dnaG gene encoding DNA primase: MRIPDDKVEEVKAATDIVDVVSDYVRLKKAGSNFKGLCPFHNEKTPSFNVNPSMGIFKCFGCGKGGNVYSFLMEVEGLGFVETVRMLAEKAGIELPEEGAGDPHADEKESALHALRFAARWYYEQLTRTDTGRQRGLAYFEGRGLSPETIKKFGLGFAPDAWDGLLKAAEAAQVKPEVLDAAGLVLPNKNGDGFHDRFRERAMFPILSHVGKVLGFGGRVLPDSAPPTGDYVPPKYINSPETRVYSKSRVLYGLFQGKQAIRGEEEVILVEGYTDVISLHQAGVEHVVASSGTALTPEQVKALGRYAKRVLLLYDADSAGAAAALRGIDLILREGLAAYVVALPEGSDPDSFVQQFGGEAFRNYLQKHRQSFVHFKVAAARRAGTLSTPEGQAEAARSVLDSVAQIPDTVAQDGYIRVAAEQLGVPDIHLRMQFRDLVKSGASTPRSVPRPEPPLPEDDGPTPVFFEMRPEEGALVRLMLEHGRPMVEHVLGRMGLDEFSEGPVRDLVQHLLKQYEAGPIDREAFVGGAFGPAVQQIAAGVLVDRHAVSQNWQKLAGVGVPELNGEPYESAASAMTLLKLDRVGEAIDLVVRKTYAAEQAGEDLTDLQREMQQLQQLKGQIERREFLEWGSEASA
- a CDS encoding MOSC domain-containing protein, whose amino-acid sequence is MTSPGNPAQAGALEAIFIAPTAKAPVQSVEAVRAVPGRGLEGDRYWKGEGAFSRWPGPLREVTLIDADALAAAEAEFGVHLSAGEHRRNLVVRGVPLAEWKKQVFTVGAVRLCGVRVCAPCKYLVRVTGQEAIFDALVRRGGLRAEVLTEGTLRVGDAVRPV
- a CDS encoding carboxypeptidase regulatory-like domain-containing protein, translating into MHTLSRFLLPCTLLLGVLVAGCDSTDESGTATISGRVTDSSGSAIGGANVVAAEFGASTVTDGSGNYALDLQVDSSGTVIALGVFADDFVEASPRSVTVFIDQVTPVPSIVLTRLGGNSEDDGGNDGGGGDTGGGVDDGADEGSGPGASITLVDRSSTTIAVRSAGADETATLTFVVLDAFGNPVDTDNAITVNFAIASGPGGGEFLAPASDETNASGRVQTTLSSGTVAGTVQIRATATNSDGVEIASLPVIITITGGLPDQAHFGIGIAERNVPGYEVLNVSRTVEAVVGDIYANPVQPGTAVYFTTSTGIIEGAAQTNALGQASVTLLSAPPFNAGTPPAACPDADPRGYGVITASTADMNQEQIETNGLILFSAETTIDLVTEGLELQGYRYTVSDLFGHPLAPGSVITVAADGVNVEAVGDVNVVLGDYLCPGSGTTRFTFAVVQGDEEGEDDLPLPPEVETITISVSSPNGNLQLTRSPLGEGLTQDLVTEDF
- a CDS encoding OsmC family protein, which codes for MEPSLPADFAEVFDHRVTVHTPTSGFRSGVAIRQHALVADEPEEVGGTDQGPTPYDLLGAALGTCTAMTLRMYADRKKWPLEGVTVQVEHDRLHAQDCAECETEEGHIDRLRRTLTLDGPLSDEQRTRLVEIADRCPVHRTLEGEIVIETGVAGA